A genomic segment from Coccinella septempunctata chromosome 3, icCocSept1.1, whole genome shotgun sequence encodes:
- the LOC123310096 gene encoding glucose dehydrogenase [FAD, quinone]-like gives MVLVLLLAVVCLSSYASVAYPTEKYAEYYEQFLTRKLKESSSFVLPTDNRRYFGDYIPEESTAKHCGRYDFIIVGGGSSGSVIFNRLSKERRWRILLLEAGGEENDFSDVPSMAFHSQYTDMNWGYNTTSQNTSCLGMNNNKCSYPRGRVVGGSSSINALMYIRGNRADYDNWMIHSNPGWSYESLLPYFKKSEHFDIEEGDMNFHSRNGLLNVSNHKPQHPLNDYFFEASREMGYQEVDYNGEHQIGYSGLQMNTNNGKRASGGRNFIDPVRNQPNVKIVTNALVTRVLINKDKTAYGVLFLKNGKLFKVLVNQEIILSAGAVNTPQLLMLSGIGPKEHLDELGIPVVQDLPVGKHLQDHPVFVGFNVRTNFTFKKPPLKEQIRDFLNGRGILTWCLNTQAIKFINTLDRQSTVPDIEIIFVPQASTSELEIRVFNFEPGIANSVIKKRDPTTDIKLMLVLLHPKSLGEITLKSSNPLDFPNININYLSDPGDEDIDTIYRSIRHAQDMLKTDALKKLNASLIIKEFKNCDEYTYDSKDYWYCTIRYFTTTLYHASGTTKMGNDTRTSVVDPDLRVHGIQKLRVGDCGIIPSTTSGHTNSPAFLIGEKMADFLKQRYQKI, from the exons ATGGTTCTGGTTCTGCTACTGGCTGTGGTCTGCCTTTCCAGTTATGCGTCCGTAGCTTATCCTACTGAGAAGTACGCTGAGTATTACGAACAGTTTTTGACGAGAAAGCTCAAAGAGTCGTCGAGTTTCGTACTGCCGACCGACAACAGGAGGTATTTCGGTGACTATATACCAGAAGAGTCTACAGCGAAAC ATTGTGGACGATACGACTTCATCATAGTTGGTGGAGGAAGTAGCGGATCTGTCATTTTCAACAGGCTCTCAAAGGAACGCAGATGGAGGATTCTATTGCTGGAAGCAGGCGGAGAAGAAAATGATTTCAGTGATGTGCCGTCCATGGCGTTCCATTCCCAATATACCGATATGAATTGGGGTTACAACACTACATCTCAAAATACGTCATGCTTGG GTATGAACAACAACAAATGTAGCTACCCAAGAGGAAGAGTTGTTGGCGGTTCCAGTAGCATAAACGCTCTTATGTATATAAGGGGAAACAGAGCCGATTACGACAACTGGATGATCCACAGCAATCCTGGATGGTCTTATGAGAGCCTTCTaccatatttcaaaaaatccGAACATTTCGATATCGAAGAAGGTGACATGAACTTTCATTCCAGAAACGGACTTCTGAATGTCAGCAACCATAAGCCACAACATCCACTCAATGATTATTTCTTCGAAGCTAGCAGAGAAATGGGATATCAAGAAGTCGATTATAATGGTGAACATCAGATTGGATATTCGGGATTGCAGATGAACACAAACAACGGAAAAAGAGCAAGTGGTGGAAGAAACTTTATAGATCCCGTTCGCAACCAACCAAATGTTAAAATAGTCACCAATGCTCTAGTCACCAGGGTTCTTATAAACAAGGATAAAACAGCTTATGGAGtcttatttctgaaaaatgggAAACTGTTCAAAGTCCTAGTTAatcaagaaataattttgtcTGCTGGAGCTGTCAATACTCCACAGTTGCTCATGTTATCTGGTATTGGCCCGAAGGAACACCTGGATGAGTTGGGAATCCCAGTTGTTCAAGATTTACCAGTTGGCAAACATTTGCAAGATCATCCAGTGTTCGTCGGATTCAACGTCAGAACTAACTTCACTTTCAAAAAGCCTCCTTTGAAAGAGCAGATTCGAGACTTCTTAAACGGCAGAGGAATTCTCACCTGGTGTTTGAATACGCAAGCGATTAAATTCATTAACACCCTGGATCGACAATCAACTGTGCCTGACATTGAGATCATATTCGTTCCACAAGCAAGTACTTCGGAATTAGAAATAAGAGTCTTCAATTTTGAGCCGGGCATCGCAAACTCAGTCATCAAGAAAAGGGATCCTACCACTGATATCAAGTTAATGTTGGTCCTTTTACATCCAAAATCGTTGGGGGAAATAACACTCAAATCATCGAATCCTCTGGACTTTCCAAATATAAACATAAACTATTTGTCGGACCCTGGAGATGAAGATATTGATACGATATATAGATCTATAAGGCATGCTCAGGATATGCTGAAGACTGATGCTTTGAAGAAACTAAACGCTTCTCTTATTATCAAAGAATTCAAGAACTGCGATGAATATACTTATGATAGCAAGGACTATTGGTATTGTACCATAAGATATTTCACAACAACTTTATACCACGCTTCTGGTACAACCAAGATGGGTAATGATACAAGAACTTCTGTAGTTGATCCTGATCTGAGGGTTCACGGAATTCAGAAATTGAGGGTGGGAGACTGTGGAATAATACCTTCGACAACATCTGGGCATACGAATTCCCCTGCTTTCTTGATAGGTGAGAAGATGGCAGATTTCCTGAAGCAAAGATACCagaaaatctaa